A single region of the Streptomyces sp. NBC_01262 genome encodes:
- a CDS encoding CPBP family intramembrane glutamic endopeptidase, producing MEVYVHGESVGTGAPLEPRTLRSETLLVLALSLGASALAALISFVGSITRPGALKNQAATLVSSQAPGRPWLDLAWQLFGIASALVPVALVAHLLTREGSGMRAIGFDLRRPRRDLGLGVCVAAAIGGTGLAFYLAVRAAGANLTVVPESLPDVWWKIPVLILSAVQNAVLEEVIVVGYLLRRLGQLGWTPIAALAASAVLRGSYHLYQGIGGLLGNMAMGVVFVLLYRRWGRVGPLVAAHSLIDIVAFVGYALLAGKVGWLPTA from the coding sequence ATGGAGGTTTATGTGCACGGAGAGTCAGTCGGGACCGGTGCTCCGCTCGAACCCCGCACCCTGCGCAGCGAGACGTTGCTGGTGCTCGCCCTGTCGCTCGGCGCGAGCGCGCTCGCCGCGCTGATCAGTTTTGTTGGTTCGATCACCAGACCTGGAGCGCTGAAGAACCAGGCCGCCACCCTCGTCTCCTCGCAGGCCCCTGGCCGGCCCTGGCTCGATCTCGCCTGGCAGCTCTTCGGCATCGCCAGCGCGCTGGTCCCGGTCGCGCTGGTCGCGCATCTGCTGACCCGTGAGGGCAGCGGCATGCGGGCCATCGGATTCGACCTGCGCAGGCCGCGCCGGGACCTGGGCCTCGGTGTGTGCGTCGCGGCGGCGATCGGCGGCACCGGGCTGGCGTTCTACCTCGCGGTGCGCGCGGCGGGCGCGAACCTGACCGTCGTGCCGGAGTCGCTGCCCGACGTGTGGTGGAAGATCCCCGTACTGATCCTCTCGGCCGTGCAGAACGCCGTCCTGGAGGAAGTGATCGTCGTCGGCTACCTGCTGCGCCGGCTCGGCCAGCTCGGCTGGACGCCGATCGCCGCGCTGGCCGCGAGCGCGGTGCTGCGCGGCTCGTACCACCTCTACCAGGGCATCGGCGGGCTGCTCGGCAACATGGCGATGGGCGTGGTCTTCGTCCTGCTCTACCGGCGCTGGGGGCGGGTGGGGCCGCTGGTGGCGGCC
- the gcvP gene encoding aminomethyl-transferring glycine dehydrogenase, with translation MTANRIPLSELERGIPFADRHIGPDAPAQAKMLAQVGYGSLDELTAAAVPDAIKSAEALRLPAARTEADVLAELRSLADRNQVLHPMIGLGYYGTFTPPVILRNVMENPAWYTAYTPYQPEISQGRLEALLNFQTVVADLTGLPTSGASLLDEGTAAAEAMALARRVGKVKDGVFLVDADTFPQTTAVIRTRAEPAGVEVVVADLSDGIPAEIAERGVFGLLLQYPGASGAVRDLKPLIEQAHGLGAIVTVSADLLALTLLASPGELGADIAVGTTQRFGVPMGFGGPHAGYMAVRAQLARSLPGRLVGVSVDADGNKAYRLALQTREQHIRREKATSNICTAQVLLAVMAGMYAVYHGPDGLKGIARRTHRYAAILAAGLRAGGVEVTTDTFFDTVTARVPGRAAEVVAAARTAGVNLRQTDADLVGIACDETTGREQLAAVWGAFGVTGDAGALDEVTEDAVPDALLRTDDYLTHPVFRQHRSETAMLRYLRRLADRDYALDRGMIPLGSCTMKLNATTEMEPVTWPEFGALHPFAPAEQAQGYLTLIRELEDQLAEVTGYDKVSLQPNAGSQGELAGLLAVRAYHRANGDTQRTVCLIPSSAHGTNAASAVMAGMKVVVVRTSDDGEVEIADLHAKIGQYADELAVLMVTYPSTHGVFEEHIGDICAAVHDAGGQVYVDGANLNALVGLAKPGHFGGDVSHLNLHKTFCIPHGGGGPGVGPVAVRAHLAPYLPNHPLQPEAGPATGVGPVSAAPWGSAGILPISWAYVRLMGAEGLKAATQVAVLGANYVAKRLEPHYPVLYTGPGGLVAHECIIDLRPLTKETGVTVDDVAKRLIDYGFHAPTMSFPVAGTLMIEPTESEDLAELDRFCEAMIAIRGEIERVGSGEWPADDNPLRNAPHTAAVLGGDWAHAYTRDEAAFPAGVSAADKYWPPVRRIDGAYGDRNLVCSCPPLDEYEV, from the coding sequence ATGACCGCCAACCGAATCCCGCTCTCCGAGCTGGAGCGCGGCATTCCCTTCGCCGACCGCCACATCGGCCCCGACGCGCCTGCACAGGCCAAGATGCTGGCCCAGGTCGGCTACGGCTCGCTGGACGAGCTGACCGCCGCCGCGGTGCCGGACGCCATCAAGAGCGCCGAGGCACTGAGGCTGCCGGCCGCCCGCACCGAGGCCGACGTACTGGCCGAGCTGCGCTCGCTCGCCGACCGCAACCAGGTGCTGCACCCGATGATCGGTCTCGGCTACTACGGCACCTTCACGCCGCCGGTGATCCTGCGCAACGTCATGGAGAACCCGGCCTGGTACACGGCCTACACGCCCTACCAGCCGGAGATCTCGCAGGGCCGCCTGGAGGCGCTGCTGAACTTCCAGACGGTGGTCGCCGACCTCACCGGGCTGCCGACCTCCGGCGCCTCCCTGCTGGACGAGGGCACGGCCGCCGCCGAGGCGATGGCGCTGGCCCGCCGGGTGGGCAAGGTCAAGGACGGCGTGTTCCTGGTCGACGCCGACACCTTCCCGCAGACCACGGCGGTGATCCGGACCCGCGCCGAGCCGGCCGGTGTCGAGGTGGTCGTCGCCGACCTCTCCGACGGGATCCCGGCCGAGATCGCCGAGCGCGGTGTCTTCGGCCTCCTGCTCCAGTACCCCGGCGCGTCGGGCGCCGTACGCGACCTGAAGCCGCTGATCGAGCAGGCCCACGGGCTCGGCGCGATCGTCACCGTCTCCGCCGACCTGCTGGCGCTGACGCTGCTGGCCTCACCCGGCGAACTGGGCGCGGACATCGCGGTGGGCACCACCCAGCGCTTCGGCGTGCCGATGGGCTTCGGCGGACCGCACGCCGGATACATGGCGGTGCGCGCGCAGTTGGCCCGTAGCCTGCCCGGCCGCCTGGTCGGCGTCTCCGTCGACGCGGACGGCAACAAGGCGTACCGGCTGGCCCTGCAGACCCGCGAGCAGCACATCCGCCGCGAGAAGGCCACCAGCAACATCTGTACCGCACAGGTGCTGCTCGCCGTCATGGCCGGGATGTACGCGGTCTACCACGGCCCGGACGGGCTGAAGGGCATCGCGCGGCGCACCCACCGTTACGCCGCGATCCTCGCCGCCGGGCTGCGCGCGGGCGGCGTGGAGGTCACCACCGACACCTTCTTCGACACGGTGACCGCCCGCGTGCCGGGCCGGGCCGCAGAGGTGGTGGCCGCTGCCCGCACGGCCGGGGTCAACCTGCGGCAGACGGACGCCGACCTGGTCGGCATCGCCTGCGACGAGACCACGGGCCGCGAGCAACTGGCAGCGGTCTGGGGCGCGTTCGGTGTCACGGGCGACGCAGGGGCGCTGGACGAGGTCACCGAGGACGCCGTCCCCGACGCCCTGCTGCGCACCGACGACTACCTCACGCACCCGGTCTTCCGGCAGCACCGCTCCGAGACCGCGATGCTGCGCTACCTGCGCCGCCTCGCCGACCGCGACTACGCGCTGGACCGGGGAATGATCCCGCTCGGCTCGTGCACGATGAAGCTCAACGCCACGACCGAGATGGAGCCGGTCACCTGGCCCGAGTTCGGCGCGCTGCACCCCTTCGCCCCGGCCGAGCAGGCGCAGGGCTATCTGACCCTCATCCGTGAGCTGGAGGACCAGCTCGCGGAGGTCACCGGCTACGACAAGGTCAGCCTCCAGCCCAACGCCGGTTCCCAGGGCGAGCTCGCGGGCCTGCTCGCGGTCCGCGCGTACCACCGGGCCAACGGCGACACGCAGCGCACCGTCTGCCTGATCCCGTCCTCCGCGCACGGCACCAACGCCGCGAGCGCGGTGATGGCCGGCATGAAGGTCGTGGTCGTGAGGACCAGCGACGACGGCGAGGTCGAGATCGCCGACCTGCACGCCAAGATCGGCCAGTACGCGGACGAACTGGCCGTCCTCATGGTCACCTACCCGTCCACGCACGGCGTGTTCGAGGAGCACATCGGCGACATCTGCGCGGCCGTGCACGACGCCGGCGGGCAGGTCTACGTGGACGGCGCGAACCTCAACGCCCTGGTGGGGCTTGCCAAGCCGGGCCACTTCGGCGGCGATGTGTCGCACCTGAACCTGCACAAGACCTTCTGCATCCCGCACGGCGGCGGCGGCCCCGGCGTCGGTCCGGTCGCGGTCCGCGCCCACCTGGCCCCGTATCTGCCCAACCACCCGCTGCAGCCCGAGGCCGGCCCGGCGACCGGCGTCGGCCCGGTCTCGGCGGCGCCGTGGGGCTCGGCGGGCATCCTGCCGATCTCGTGGGCGTACGTACGGCTCATGGGCGCGGAGGGGCTGAAGGCCGCGACGCAGGTGGCGGTGCTGGGCGCCAACTATGTGGCCAAGCGCCTGGAGCCGCACTACCCGGTGCTGTACACGGGGCCGGGCGGGCTGGTGGCGCACGAGTGCATCATCGACCTGCGGCCGCTGACCAAGGAGACGGGCGTGACGGTCGACGATGTCGCCAAGCGCCTGATCGACTACGGCTTCCACGCGCCGACGATGTCGTTCCCGGTGGCCGGGACGCTGATGATCGAGCCGACGGAGAGCGAGGACCTGGCGGAGCTGGACCGCTTCTGCGAGGCGATGATCGCGATCCGCGGGGAGATCGAGCGGGTCGGCTCGGGCGAGTGGCCGGCGGATGACAACCCGCTGCGCAACGCCCCGCACACGGCGGCGGTGTTGGGCGGGGACTGGGCGCACGCGTACACCCGTGACGAGGCGGCGTTCCCGGCCGGGGTCTCGGCGGCGGACAAGTACTGGCCGCCGGTGCGGCGGATCGACGGGGCCTACGGCGACCGCAACCTGGTGTGCTCGTGCCCGCCGTTGGACGAGTACGAGGTCTAG
- a CDS encoding DUF5999 family protein: protein MCQHQSQCPSAESPDRDAAQVVAHHPEQGWSLLCNGVLLFEDTGELLPNGQIIAPHRPLGIELIVTAA, encoded by the coding sequence ATGTGCCAGCACCAGAGCCAGTGCCCCTCCGCCGAGAGCCCCGACCGGGACGCCGCCCAGGTAGTGGCCCACCACCCGGAGCAGGGCTGGAGCCTGCTGTGCAACGGCGTCCTGCTCTTCGAGGACACCGGCGAACTCCTGCCCAACGGGCAGATCATCGCACCGCACCGGCCGCTGGGGATCGAGCTCATCGTGACGGCCGCCTGA
- a CDS encoding glutamate--cysteine ligase: protein MGEKVVATGFDLSDRLRYRRKLRQCLMGLERLLDEKRFDRPRNLMGLEIELNLTDSDGLPRMMNEEVLERIASRDFQTELAQFNIEVNIAPHRLGGRVLDRLAEELRIALGYADRKSQEVGAHIVMVGILPTLGAQDLVSANLSRADRYMLLNDRILAARGEAISLDIAGVERLTTTSASIAPEAACTSMQMHLQVTPARFAAVWNAAQVAVAPQIAMGANSPFLFGRELWSETRIPLFLQATDTRPEELRVQGVRPITWFGERWINGAYDLFEENVRYFPSLLPICEDEDPLRVLDEGGVPRLKELTLHNGTVYRWNRPVYAVVDGVPHLRVENRVMPAGPTVADVIANAAFYYGLVRALAEAQRPVWGRLPFAVAEANFDTACRDGIDAVLRWPRGARGGSLAEISAVDLVRDELLPLAAAGLDAWGIDPVDRDHYLGIIEGRCARRTNGARWQRDAFHRELGRGPDRQRALAAMTVRYCELMHSGVPVHEWPD from the coding sequence ATGGGGGAAAAGGTCGTGGCCACCGGGTTCGACCTGTCCGACCGCCTGCGGTACCGCCGGAAGCTGCGGCAGTGCCTCATGGGGCTGGAGCGGCTCCTGGACGAGAAGCGGTTCGACCGCCCGCGCAATCTCATGGGGCTGGAGATCGAGCTGAATCTCACGGATTCGGACGGGCTGCCGCGCATGATGAACGAAGAGGTGCTGGAGCGCATCGCGAGCCGCGATTTCCAGACCGAGCTGGCGCAGTTCAATATTGAAGTTAATATCGCCCCGCACCGCCTCGGGGGCCGGGTCCTGGACCGGCTGGCCGAAGAGCTGCGTATCGCATTGGGATATGCCGACCGCAAATCCCAGGAGGTCGGCGCGCATATCGTCATGGTCGGCATCCTGCCGACGCTGGGCGCCCAGGACCTGGTGTCCGCCAACCTCTCCCGCGCCGACCGTTACATGCTGCTCAACGACCGCATACTCGCCGCCCGGGGAGAGGCCATCAGCCTCGACATCGCCGGCGTCGAGCGGCTCACCACCACCTCCGCCTCCATCGCCCCCGAGGCCGCCTGCACCTCCATGCAGATGCACCTGCAGGTCACCCCGGCCCGCTTCGCGGCGGTGTGGAACGCCGCGCAGGTCGCCGTGGCGCCGCAGATCGCGATGGGGGCCAACTCCCCGTTCCTGTTCGGCCGCGAGCTGTGGAGCGAGACCCGGATACCGCTGTTCCTGCAGGCCACCGACACCCGGCCGGAGGAGCTGCGGGTGCAGGGCGTACGCCCGATCACCTGGTTCGGCGAGCGCTGGATCAACGGCGCGTACGACCTCTTCGAGGAGAACGTACGGTACTTCCCCTCCCTGCTGCCGATCTGCGAGGACGAGGACCCGCTGCGGGTGCTCGACGAGGGCGGGGTGCCCCGGCTCAAGGAGCTCACCCTGCACAACGGCACCGTGTACCGCTGGAACCGGCCTGTCTACGCGGTAGTGGACGGTGTGCCGCACCTGCGTGTCGAGAACCGGGTGATGCCCGCCGGGCCCACGGTGGCCGACGTGATCGCCAACGCGGCCTTCTACTACGGCCTGGTACGCGCCCTGGCCGAGGCGCAGCGCCCGGTCTGGGGCCGGCTGCCGTTCGCCGTCGCCGAGGCGAACTTCGACACCGCGTGCCGCGACGGCATCGACGCCGTGCTGCGCTGGCCCAGGGGCGCCCGTGGCGGCTCCCTCGCCGAGATCTCCGCCGTGGACCTGGTGCGCGACGAACTGCTGCCGCTGGCCGCCGCCGGGCTCGACGCCTGGGGCATCGACCCGGTGGACCGGGACCACTACCTGGGCATCATCGAGGGCCGCTGCGCCCGCCGCACCAACGGGGCGCGCTGGCAGCGGGACGCCTTCCACCGTGAGCTGGGGCGCGGCCCGGACCGGCAGCGGGCACTGGCCGCGATGACCGTGCGCTACTGCGAGTTGATGCACTCCGGTGTCCCGGTCCACGAGTGGCCGGACTAG
- a CDS encoding VWA domain-containing protein — protein MTDVPASRRARRRTVGIAATLVLTMGAGTFAAVRSGLLPFGGTCRDGTVRLRVVAAPDIAPTLTLLAARARRDAVKSDGQCLDVKVTARAASEVSASLGAGSSDSSDFEVWVPDSSAWIGLADAGQESTQVTEIGTIASSPVVVGALQAQAKLLGWPKKTYTWAGLTASATGANLRLGAADPARSATGLLSLAMMNASIAKQGGDADTRTAAVAKLLAQHSAPGDEAVIATLPGDATKGEVGNPQRVQALVLSEQAAYEHNTTDGDAPDLDLFYPKDGTAVLDYPYTLVDPDGASTEVERGATRFLALLQSSGGLRQLAAHGFRPPEGDPVAAVLAKAGGRTPQPVDERAADLPATAELRRVRTLWQITVQNARLITVVDVSFSMAQTVPGSGGQSRMEVTKASLLQALSQFTENDEIGLYEFAAKLDGARDYKELVPAGRLGDSTAKGVTQRARLTSAFGSLQPVPDGATGLYDSALAIYQNALRTYEANEFNAVVILTDGANQDPGSISLGALASKLKKLADPQRPVPLIAIAIGPDADKAACDRIAKATGGAAYRVNDPTEIHAVLLKAVVAASSGATAS, from the coding sequence ATGACCGACGTGCCCGCTTCACGCCGGGCCCGCCGCCGCACGGTCGGGATCGCGGCCACGCTCGTACTGACCATGGGCGCCGGGACGTTCGCCGCCGTGCGCAGTGGCCTCCTCCCCTTCGGCGGCACGTGCCGCGACGGCACCGTACGGCTTCGGGTCGTCGCGGCGCCGGACATCGCGCCCACCCTGACGCTGCTGGCGGCCCGGGCCCGCCGCGACGCGGTGAAGTCGGACGGCCAGTGCCTCGATGTGAAGGTCACCGCGCGGGCCGCCTCGGAGGTCTCCGCGTCGCTGGGGGCCGGCAGCTCCGACAGCTCGGACTTCGAGGTGTGGGTCCCCGATTCCAGCGCCTGGATCGGCCTGGCCGACGCCGGCCAGGAAAGTACGCAGGTCACAGAGATCGGCACCATCGCCTCGTCCCCGGTCGTGGTGGGCGCGCTGCAGGCGCAGGCGAAGCTGCTCGGCTGGCCGAAAAAGACCTACACCTGGGCCGGGCTCACCGCCTCCGCCACCGGGGCGAACCTGCGGCTCGGCGCCGCGGACCCGGCCCGCAGCGCCACCGGGCTGCTGTCGCTCGCCATGATGAACGCCTCCATCGCCAAGCAGGGCGGGGACGCCGACACCCGTACCGCCGCCGTCGCCAAACTGCTCGCCCAGCACTCCGCGCCCGGCGACGAGGCGGTCATCGCGACGCTGCCGGGCGACGCCACGAAAGGCGAGGTGGGCAACCCGCAACGCGTCCAGGCGCTCGTCCTGTCCGAGCAGGCCGCGTACGAGCACAACACCACCGACGGCGACGCACCGGACCTCGACCTCTTCTACCCCAAGGACGGCACCGCGGTCCTGGACTACCCGTACACCCTGGTCGACCCCGACGGGGCGAGCACGGAGGTCGAGCGGGGCGCCACGCGTTTCCTGGCGCTGCTCCAGAGCTCCGGCGGCCTGCGGCAGTTGGCCGCGCACGGGTTCCGGCCCCCGGAGGGCGATCCGGTGGCCGCGGTGCTGGCGAAGGCTGGCGGCCGGACTCCGCAGCCGGTGGACGAGCGGGCCGCCGACCTGCCGGCGACGGCGGAGCTGAGGCGGGTGCGCACGCTCTGGCAGATCACCGTGCAGAACGCCCGGCTGATCACCGTCGTGGACGTCTCCTTCTCCATGGCCCAGACCGTGCCCGGCTCCGGCGGCCAGTCGCGGATGGAGGTCACCAAGGCCTCGCTGCTGCAGGCCCTGTCGCAGTTCACCGAGAACGACGAGATCGGTCTGTACGAGTTCGCCGCCAAGCTCGACGGCGCCCGCGACTACAAGGAGCTGGTCCCCGCAGGCCGGCTCGGCGACAGCACCGCGAAGGGCGTCACCCAGCGTGCCCGGCTGACCTCGGCCTTCGGCTCCCTCCAGCCGGTGCCGGACGGGGCGACCGGCCTGTACGACTCGGCGCTGGCGATCTATCAGAACGCCCTCAGGACCTACGAGGCGAACGAGTTCAACGCGGTCGTCATCCTCACCGACGGCGCCAACCAGGACCCCGGCAGCATCTCGCTGGGCGCCCTCGCTTCCAAGCTCAAGAAGCTCGCCGACCCCCAGCGCCCCGTCCCGCTGATCGCCATCGCCATCGGCCCCGACGCCGACAAGGCCGCGTGCGACCGCATCGCGAAAGCCACGGGCGGCGCCGCCTACCGGGTCAACGACCCCACCGAGATCCACGCCGTGCTGCTCAAGGCCGTGGTCGCCGCCTCCTCGGGAGCGACCGCGTCCTGA